A window of Pseudobacteriovorax antillogorgiicola contains these coding sequences:
- a CDS encoding rhodanese-related sulfurtransferase — MSFQDLRTISFYQYKNISEPHSLREELFSTWSALGIIGRIYVSSEGINAQLSVPNENFADFQNHVHSIFPKVPFKVALEESALPFKKLIIKVREKIVADGLNDETFDVTDVGRHLSADEFDHALEQDETIVVDMRNHYECEVGHFKKAYLPKAQTFREALPEVEEYLHGQEDKKILLYCTGGIRCEKASAYFKHKGFKDVNQLHGGIIDYARQINEEQRQSNFIGKNFVFDDRLGESVTDDVISNCHQCGNSCNTHTNCQNPGCNLLFIQCGSCKDDIGNYCSYQCRDIVQLPREEQIKIQQRQDEKGYKFYRSRQKHDLMRIAAEYREAQTRSQDLVPPSLPQ; from the coding sequence ATGTCATTTCAGGATCTTAGAACGATCTCGTTCTACCAATACAAAAATATTTCGGAACCTCATAGCCTCCGCGAAGAGCTTTTTAGCACTTGGTCGGCCCTAGGAATTATTGGCCGCATCTATGTCAGCAGCGAAGGAATTAACGCCCAGCTGAGTGTACCAAACGAAAATTTTGCAGATTTTCAAAATCACGTGCACAGTATTTTTCCTAAAGTCCCGTTTAAAGTGGCACTTGAAGAGTCAGCTCTGCCTTTTAAGAAGCTCATCATCAAGGTTCGGGAAAAAATTGTCGCTGACGGGCTTAACGACGAAACGTTTGACGTCACCGATGTCGGTCGTCACTTGAGTGCTGATGAGTTCGATCACGCCCTTGAGCAAGACGAAACTATCGTCGTGGATATGCGAAATCATTATGAGTGCGAAGTAGGTCACTTTAAGAAGGCTTACTTGCCCAAGGCCCAAACCTTTCGCGAAGCACTTCCCGAGGTAGAGGAATATTTGCATGGTCAGGAAGACAAGAAGATCCTCCTCTATTGCACGGGTGGCATCCGTTGTGAGAAGGCGTCAGCCTATTTCAAGCACAAGGGCTTCAAAGATGTGAACCAGCTTCATGGTGGCATCATCGACTACGCCCGCCAGATCAATGAAGAGCAGAGGCAGAGCAACTTCATCGGCAAAAATTTTGTCTTTGATGATCGGCTTGGGGAATCGGTAACTGACGACGTGATTTCAAACTGCCACCAATGTGGTAACTCCTGCAACACCCACACAAACTGTCAGAATCCTGGATGTAACTTATTATTCATTCAATGCGGCAGCTGTAAGGACGATATTGGAAATTACTGCTCCTATCAGTGCCGAGACATCGTTCAGCTACCTCGCGAAGAACAAATTAAGATCCAACAGCGGCAGGACGAAAAAGGCTATAAATTCTATCGAAGTCGCCAAAAGCATGATCTCATGAGAATCGCCGCAGAGTATCGGGAAGCACAAACCAGATCACAAGACCTAGTGCCTCCAAGCCTACCTCAGTAG
- a CDS encoding ATP-binding protein, with protein sequence MKLRSFLVLTVVACLCWAYLSVYQLHALRQIILSEQTTHVIQALSNPNPNLKTPFMEHFSLSEKVSERTLNPQLAKGIDALKKLGGTQDPQVKTLKVGEHTWIVGVSRRTDQVILINLSRIESERALNMWMENLAILAIVILGIWMLIKLLSSYMMGEFQALRDSLIALAEGKDNVSFQSRSAETKQMAMAFNHIALRSSQMQQAKNFQNDREQMKTNQLKSDNQYLNSIVRLVHEGLLVIDESLTIQEGVSDRAKILLKQKDLKGQAFIEVLSEVVTSPGHELEKLKGCLMTAFNLFLPEQFGDIMKSSPRHLPVSFGDHNGLYEFNYAPYIEGDKVKKIIVTFRSEAGEQALRNVEIFGARQTVEGLVQIHDHLADPWKKQSLLGYADEHAMSMAKAIAHVKGGYQLDETFRILHTVKGASRSLGLDFMDQLCHESESILEKSRQGDILTDEDTMLVKSYLCSMQKALEAIRDFLQQTAAADSQGEENSWSYKWNGFTQEVSCSMTQIADELGKEINIDWVSKPGKMNETDFRFMKNNILHILRNALDHGIESPTERSSKNKSIQGDISVKVEFSGGEWEVIVSDDGRGIDKESLWKKAVSKGLQVKHFNRWSNDDILDLICHPGFSSRDTVDHLSGRGVGMDAVACDARQVGGKFHLMKTSARGTTFKLQWPERGSVSEVSTLSA encoded by the coding sequence ATGAAACTAAGATCCTTTCTGGTGCTTACTGTGGTGGCGTGCCTGTGTTGGGCTTATCTCTCGGTTTATCAGCTTCACGCTCTGAGGCAGATCATTCTTTCTGAGCAGACGACTCACGTGATACAAGCTTTAAGCAACCCCAATCCAAATTTAAAAACTCCATTCATGGAGCATTTCTCACTTAGTGAAAAGGTCTCTGAGCGAACATTGAATCCACAACTGGCAAAGGGAATCGATGCTTTAAAGAAGCTTGGGGGCACGCAAGATCCTCAGGTCAAGACCCTTAAGGTTGGTGAACATACATGGATCGTTGGGGTGTCCCGTCGAACGGATCAGGTTATTTTGATCAATCTTTCCAGAATCGAGTCAGAGCGGGCTCTCAATATGTGGATGGAGAACCTTGCGATTCTTGCCATTGTAATTTTAGGCATCTGGATGCTGATAAAGCTTCTAAGTTCGTATATGATGGGTGAATTTCAGGCCCTAAGAGATTCGTTGATAGCTCTTGCCGAGGGCAAGGATAACGTCAGCTTTCAGTCTCGCTCCGCTGAGACTAAGCAGATGGCCATGGCATTTAATCATATTGCTCTTCGATCGAGCCAGATGCAGCAGGCTAAGAACTTTCAAAACGATCGCGAACAAATGAAAACAAACCAATTGAAGTCGGATAATCAGTACTTGAACTCTATCGTTCGACTGGTGCACGAAGGCCTGCTGGTCATTGATGAGTCCTTAACGATCCAAGAGGGTGTTTCTGATCGTGCGAAAATTTTGCTCAAACAAAAAGATCTCAAAGGGCAAGCTTTCATCGAAGTTCTCTCAGAGGTTGTGACATCACCAGGTCATGAACTAGAGAAGCTCAAAGGCTGCCTGATGACGGCATTCAATCTATTTCTGCCAGAACAGTTTGGCGACATCATGAAATCGTCCCCCCGCCATTTACCGGTCTCGTTTGGGGACCATAACGGACTCTATGAGTTTAATTATGCCCCTTACATTGAGGGTGATAAGGTTAAAAAAATTATCGTAACTTTTCGGAGTGAAGCGGGTGAGCAAGCTCTAAGAAATGTGGAAATTTTTGGAGCAAGGCAGACTGTTGAGGGCCTTGTTCAGATTCATGATCATCTTGCGGATCCCTGGAAAAAGCAATCTCTTCTCGGCTATGCTGACGAGCATGCTATGAGTATGGCTAAGGCTATCGCTCATGTGAAAGGTGGTTATCAGCTAGACGAGACGTTCCGAATCTTGCACACGGTGAAAGGTGCTTCACGATCCTTGGGTCTTGATTTTATGGATCAACTCTGTCATGAGTCTGAGTCGATTCTTGAAAAGAGCCGACAAGGTGATATATTAACAGACGAAGACACAATGCTCGTGAAATCATACCTTTGCTCAATGCAAAAAGCCCTTGAAGCCATCCGTGACTTTCTTCAGCAAACTGCTGCCGCAGACTCTCAAGGCGAAGAAAATTCGTGGTCCTACAAATGGAACGGATTTACCCAAGAAGTCTCCTGCTCCATGACGCAGATAGCAGATGAACTGGGTAAAGAGATTAACATTGATTGGGTCTCGAAGCCCGGGAAGATGAACGAAACCGATTTTCGTTTTATGAAGAACAATATCTTACATATTTTAAGAAATGCCTTGGACCATGGTATCGAGAGTCCTACGGAACGCTCGTCTAAAAATAAATCGATTCAAGGTGATATTTCTGTCAAAGTTGAGTTTTCAGGTGGTGAATGGGAAGTTATCGTATCAGATGATGGTCGAGGGATCGACAAGGAAAGTCTTTGGAAAAAGGCTGTCAGCAAAGGTTTGCAAGTCAAACACTTCAATCGCTGGTCCAACGACGATATTCTCGACTTGATCTGCCATCCAGGATTCTCTTCACGTGACACAGTAGACCATCTCTCCGGGCGTGGTGTGGGAATGGATGCAGTTGCATGTGATGCGCGACAGGTAGGGGGAAAGTTTCATCTGATGAAGACTAGTGCAAGGGGCACCACATTTAAACTTCAGTGGCCAGAACGAGGCTCAGTTTCTGAAGTGAGTACCCTATCTGCATAG
- the msrA gene encoding peptide-methionine (S)-S-oxide reductase MsrA → MELASFGGGCFWCMEPPFLRIDGVISSVPGYMGGEVPNPSYEQVCSGSTGHVEIVQVAFEPPCTYEDLLEVFWRNVDPTDDGGQFADRGNQYRPVIFFHNDVQQQLAEKSRNRMADRGLFKEPIRVAIEPASAFYKAEEYHCNYAEKNPLHYQNYKVGSGRHAFLKQHWDDKSS, encoded by the coding sequence ATGGAACTAGCTAGCTTTGGTGGAGGATGCTTCTGGTGTATGGAACCTCCCTTTCTAAGGATTGATGGTGTCATCTCATCGGTGCCAGGTTACATGGGGGGCGAGGTGCCAAATCCTAGTTACGAGCAAGTGTGTAGCGGGAGTACCGGCCATGTGGAGATTGTCCAAGTTGCGTTTGAGCCCCCTTGCACCTATGAAGACCTTCTCGAAGTTTTCTGGCGAAATGTAGACCCAACTGATGACGGAGGGCAGTTTGCTGATCGGGGCAACCAATACCGGCCTGTAATTTTTTTCCATAATGACGTTCAGCAGCAGCTCGCTGAAAAAAGTAGGAATAGGATGGCAGACCGTGGCCTCTTTAAGGAGCCCATTCGAGTTGCAATTGAACCGGCAAGTGCTTTTTACAAGGCGGAGGAATATCACTGCAATTACGCTGAGAAAAATCCGCTCCACTACCAGAATTACAAGGTTGGCTCTGGTAGGCATGCTTTTTTAAAGCAGCATTGGGATGATAAAAGTTCTTAA
- a CDS encoding outer membrane lipoprotein-sorting protein — protein sequence MKHAAIFLTLFLEPLLMAQEPVNEDAVAILDRIDSLYLSETASSKIRLYVFRPDFQWSYNLEWYSRGRNNAFVRINSPLDYRGRAILKVGKEMWFYNPKEDRVSQMSRAGALRRFLQSEFSRDDFMKINRLSEEYNVNMRQMETTLRLTLTPKMITPIVWDKIVFEVDQETLSPLEKIYFNERGRISKKLVYSKPVEINGKMVPTVLEMTSYQFKNYRSRIEYLDLQLDGPIKPHIFSMKHLKNLLYEEQ from the coding sequence ATGAAACATGCGGCAATCTTCTTAACCCTATTCCTTGAGCCACTATTGATGGCCCAAGAGCCGGTCAATGAAGACGCCGTTGCTATACTGGACCGTATTGATAGCCTCTACCTTTCAGAAACAGCAAGTTCCAAGATCAGACTATATGTGTTTCGCCCTGATTTTCAATGGAGTTACAACCTAGAGTGGTACTCAAGAGGGCGAAACAATGCTTTCGTCCGCATCAATTCACCTCTTGACTACCGGGGCCGCGCCATTCTGAAAGTAGGCAAAGAGATGTGGTTCTACAACCCTAAAGAGGATCGCGTTAGCCAAATGTCGAGAGCTGGAGCCCTCAGGCGATTCTTGCAATCAGAATTTAGCCGCGACGACTTTATGAAAATAAATAGGTTGTCAGAAGAATATAACGTCAATATGCGTCAGATGGAAACCACACTTCGTCTCACACTTACACCAAAAATGATCACCCCCATTGTGTGGGACAAGATTGTATTTGAAGTCGATCAGGAAACACTTAGCCCCTTAGAGAAGATCTATTTTAATGAGCGAGGGAGAATTTCCAAGAAACTAGTTTATTCCAAACCTGTCGAGATCAATGGAAAGATGGTCCCAACAGTTTTGGAGATGACAAGTTATCAGTTTAAAAATTACAGGTCCCGGATTGAGTATCTTGATCTTCAGCTAGACGGCCCCATAAAACCCCATATATTCTCTATGAAACACTTGAAAAATCTACTCTACGAAGAGCAATAA
- a CDS encoding VOC family protein translates to MKYLHAMVRVRNIEESLAFYCDHLGLKETRRYESEQGRFTLIYLATEDGEPEVELTYNWDSTEDYGDARNFGHLAFAVDDIYESCDRLQKAGVTILRPPRDGRMAFVKSPDDISIELLQKGGSLEPKEPWASMESTGSW, encoded by the coding sequence TTGAAATATTTACATGCAATGGTCCGAGTCCGAAATATCGAGGAATCTCTTGCCTTTTACTGTGACCATCTCGGCTTGAAAGAAACCAGACGGTATGAAAGCGAGCAGGGGCGCTTCACTTTGATCTACCTTGCGACTGAAGATGGCGAACCAGAAGTCGAATTGACTTATAATTGGGACTCTACGGAAGATTATGGTGATGCAAGAAACTTTGGTCATCTTGCGTTTGCTGTCGATGATATCTACGAAAGTTGCGATCGATTGCAAAAAGCCGGTGTTACGATTCTTAGGCCGCCACGGGATGGGCGCATGGCATTTGTAAAGTCCCCAGATGATATTTCCATCGAATTGCTTCAAAAAGGTGGGAGCTTGGAGCCAAAGGAGCCTTGGGCTTCTATGGAAAGCACAGGATCCTGGTAG
- a CDS encoding HNH endonuclease, which produces MRTLVLNASYEPIDVVTWQRAITLVMKEKAEMISSHVTKVRSVSRSFSAPKVIRLKRYISVIKSLHQGAPYSRINVFKRDRFQCQYCAKQLNAKSATIDHVVPQSKGGGDTWENTVCCCEQCNRKKGNHTLDQAKMVLIAKPKRPSAFTYILNQLEEFGLNELFGAAHS; this is translated from the coding sequence ATGCGTACCTTGGTCTTAAACGCCAGCTACGAACCGATTGATGTGGTTACTTGGCAGCGAGCAATAACTCTGGTGATGAAAGAGAAGGCTGAGATGATCTCGTCTCATGTGACAAAGGTTCGTTCGGTCTCAAGATCCTTTTCAGCACCCAAGGTCATTCGCCTCAAGCGCTATATCAGCGTTATCAAGAGCCTTCATCAAGGGGCTCCTTACTCACGAATCAATGTTTTTAAACGAGATCGATTTCAATGTCAGTATTGCGCAAAGCAGCTCAACGCCAAAAGTGCAACTATCGATCATGTAGTGCCGCAGTCCAAGGGTGGCGGCGACACCTGGGAAAATACGGTATGCTGTTGTGAACAGTGCAATCGTAAAAAAGGCAATCATACGCTGGACCAAGCCAAGATGGTCTTGATAGCGAAACCGAAGCGACCAAGTGCATTCACATACATTCTGAATCAGCTTGAAGAATTCGGCCTCAATGAGCTTTTTGGAGCGGCCCACTCTTAG